Genomic segment of Arctopsyche grandis isolate Sample6627 chromosome 3, ASM5162203v2, whole genome shotgun sequence:
GCAAAACACACCAGCGTCTATGCCAAGCGCCAAATCCACCCGCGTCTTCAAACATGGTGAGGAATCCTCGGTGAACACGTGTCGAAGACACTTGCCCAGCTTGACGCTCGCATGTTAACTTCACCCGCAAACAACCTTCCAATGGACTACATCCTCCAGCCTACGAAACAATCAAGttgaatagtacataaaaacTGTGAAAcggttttatttattcattatattttattttacatacacatatataccaggaaggcctaacaggtaaaccccaatgcgccttcctggccaattacaaaacatcgatgtacaatttatagatcaactagatgaacccggtatgcgttgcaattcccgttcccgtttctcaatgtgtttcgataagtaaaCGTACACAAATTACCAGAATATTCCCTCCCAGATTATAAGGATACAAACTAGGAGTGGAAGAACAGGAAAATTATAGCACATGACATTTATTAATGCTAAAAGGCAAATGGTCGTCGGATGCCCAATTCCATAACGAATTCAAATCATTTTGTAAGTAATaagtaaagcccggataacACCAAGGTGCCGttaattgttcaaatgttgtaaatgcattgttaaaagtttgccgaaccttttttacaaaccatttacaacaatggaacaatgagcggcaccttggctagcCGTACTCTAGTTATAAGAGTCTGAAATATTACGAATACTTCTAAAAATTTTGAGGTTTGAGGAGAAAAgtttataatattgtagcgtataataaaaggagccgccgttataattggtttcgaggattatctccaggcttaagtataagtcggctaacaatgagatacccccgaatgcacttagcgggggtagcgGTAGCTCGGTCGCATTCTGGTcaacaataaatgctgtgaaacgactttggccttttacttggatcctccacccacccctacgcaacaatatgttagTCTTTACCTTGCTGAGAGTGAAGTTATTTCTGCTGATTTGCTGGTAGCTAAAAATGCAATAGCCTTGAGGTTGCATCGTTGGAGTTCTTACAGCGGCAGGCCCACCTGGCGATGACATCGGTAACGGTGATTTCAAATCAGCACCCCGAGCGCCTTTCCTTGGAGTTGCCAATTTTCCAgactaaaatttgaaattgactTGTATTAACGAAACTCTATACTAGAatacgtaatatgtacataataaaaaaagtaataccTTTTTAGTAgcaatatgatattttatatcatGAGGCAAAATTTCCTTGGAAGCTTGTAAAGAATATGTTTCTACGGTAACctgaaaataataatcaatttcCACATTACAAAACTTCAAATTATGCTATTAGCACACTTCTTGAACCTTTTTTGCacaaaataaaagcatttacaCATATCAAATTTTAGTCTGCTTAAAATAAAGAAAGTCAACTAAGTtgtaaatgtcaaaaaaatcctttaaccctttgaatgctgaccaacgccgattggcgttttgccaacaaatcCATTAGCCTGAAATACACCGATAGGCGTTgatttttgagtatgtaaaatataaaaaagaatactACCAGCTAAGACTTTCCaagcattaaaaaaatgcattgaacatgggtcgtgtaatccgtgtcaataaAGACGGGTTTGGGCCTGAAAAACGACGATAtgtgttgtattttgagtatgtaaaatataaacaagaatactaacagctaagcctttccaggtagcattgaaaaaaaaatgcattgaacatgggtcgtgtaatccatgtcaatcATTTGtctacgtttataaagactggtttacaccagaatttctgaatttataaccatagcagaatttcccaatAAAGATCCCTAGttgctgaatattttagattgtggcttggcatttagatagtgagcattacattttaacaacaatgaagaagatatgtataactagttttggaaaaatacattaattaatagatttcttttgtttatcttatattgttgcaagatatattagagagtctaaacacacctttacaaaactcgaaatcctcagcggtagttatctagggtttgtttggactagatacaatttttatacctgctttctattgtatttctaaataattctagttggaaatgttggcgaaatttccagtgtggcgggctttcaacagaaaagacgtcagcactcaaaggattaagataaaattatctatatatgGTTTAATTTTTACCTTAAAATCACTATCCAATCCTTCCAATCGGAATTTGTCAGGAAATGCGACGGTGAATGAATCTGGAGACGTTTTTACCAACGATGTTGCCATAATACGTTCTTGGCATTTGATTAAACAAACCAAGTAATGACCGACTGCCCcgtctaaaacaaaaatatatagctTTATAATTTCACAAAATGTATAAACATTATTGTAAACCAAATTGTCAACTCTTCATACCTGCGTTGATCTGGCGAATATATTCTCGTTTGAGAGGAACTGCTATTTCTTCAATATTTAATGTACAACTGTGACCTTTATGACTGCCGACACCTTCGACTTGAACCCGTTGAACTTCGTGCAAACACGCTTGACGTCTGTGAGCTTAAGAAATATACAACGATAAGAACAAAAGCATGTAAATACTCTAATCAGATTACAAAAAGATGATAAGACAGCTTACTAGCAATCAACAGCAGCCTTTCTCCTTCGGCTTGTTCAGTTGATCCGCTGAATTCTATAGTAGAAGCGCACAAATTCAAAGCTTGACTTGCCTGCAATTTATAACCAAACGTTAATAATGtttaatgatatatttaaaacactaaaatttagataaaaaatgtatcaacATACTTGAGAAATTACAGCATTTTGTTTAGTGACTTCTTCCAGCAGCTCTTTAACACGTCGACGAGATTCATGAGCGGTAATTTGAGCCTGACGAGCGGCTTGTTCGCTGGTTTCATCATTATTATCAATGCTTTCCATGTGTACAATTCTAACAGGTGTACTTGGTTGGGATCcctaaaaaaattaatcacgtaaatcacaaaaaaaaaaaaacaaaacaacactGTGTAGTGTGAATAATAGAATACCTGTAGTTGTGATCGTCTGTAAAAGCTAACAGTGTGAACTAGAGGTTTTACAGCTTCGTTAGCTTTATCCGGGCATCGGTTAGAATTTCCTGGAATCTTCAGAGGTGATTTGAATACATCTGCTTGAGGCCGGACATCGATCTCAGAACCCTTCTTATAGTGGAAACTGTTCGACGGCTGCGTACCATTCTAAAACCATGCATCATATGAgatgatatatgtaatttaagatTGATTTAATACACATGTATAGGTGATGATTTACTTTGTTCTGTTTAGGCGGAGTTGGGCCATTGTCGTCGTAGTCGAACGCTTCGTCGAGGAAGTCGTCCaagttttcattgttgaaactcgAATCTGAAGAGTCGTTAGACATATACCTTTTACGGTCGGATTTACCCTTTGTTTTCTTTGCCGAGAGCTTTTGGCTGATCTCGGGAGTTTTCTTTACACCGACAGCTTGCATCACTTCGCGTCCAAAAGACGTGTTACAAAAATCGTCAGCTTTTTCATTATAAGCGGAATCAGAGCTAGTGTCCAAGCTGCAAAAGTattgattaatataaattatacgactgaaaatgtttaataatggaatttaatcaaaattgattaTGGGTAGTAAGACATATGGAAATTGATCTATTGATAGTAATATAAAAGATGAAATTtgctagtaaaaataaaacataacctCACTTTTGCAGTAATATTTGAGAATggaattttacaatatatttgtttatttaaaacttattgtcGTTTTGTTTCAAGGAGAGGATTGATTCAATATAACGTATGGCCACGAAAtgttttttgaattaatttcattaatatgtaaaattatcgGAGAATTGAATACAGATGAAAATACTTGACTTAGAATCTGTGGAatttaatctatatatgtatgtacatatgtgaaaataaaataaggtaaCTTTTAGCATATTTTCAAACAAACTAAAAATAACAAGACAGATTCCAtaagaaaatgtaaaaaaaaagataaggaaatatacacatatgttaccccattacatttttacattaaGTTTTCTTTAGAATTTATATCCAGcatcatataatataacttATGTATCTAGTATTTACGTCTTTAATGGAACAAGTCTTCTAATATTTAATGGTTTTGATCAATTTAATGTTCATTTTCAGTCATTATTGATATGCAGATTGAATTTGATCCACCTGCTAGTTCCAAATACAGCTTGAATGCTATTTCAAGTGCTAAATGTTATAATGCAGtgcttgtttaaaaaaaatgtagactATTtcctatattattattttttagaaaattctTTTGCCAATAGCTTTTCCTAACAGTGAAATTAGAGCGAGATGCAGAATACAAAATGCAATAAGAGCGAAAAAAACACATAGCACTCTATAGTAAATATTGGTGTCCGATTCGACCAATTCTCAACTCTACAAACTTCTAAATTCCTCGTCTCTTTGGTATTAgggataaaaaacatatatataaggctactgaccactaaacgtcaagatggtcaaaactTTAGCAACGTGTCAATCGTGCTGGcagaattgatttaaatatctatcgttaaccaaaccgcgcaaaatggcaaagtttaaaaATGGTCGGAAGAATGcaggatataatataatatattgtcagaccaatgagcgaagtgaaatatatagaagagccttgtaataaaaaaagggGTTTTCacagtgaaatatttattttatgatgtaagcattaactattaaaaaaatataggaataattgattttcaaacgtttaagttatactattaaaattattaaggtgtgttaatagtttaaaaaatctatgaatgatcacaatatttctcgtatattaaagatattacatacacggtaaacggactactagtcatatgtgaaccagtcacaggacaactggtcgctctagatcacccgtcacacctgaaaatcggtcacgagaaaactggttgaccgattttagggtgtgaccagttttagtgtgatgggtgatcacgtgtgaccgatctagagcgaccggttgtcctgtgaccggttcacatctGACTAGTAATCACGCAACCTACATACACGTatacaaaaacaacatttttgtatatacacaaacTCTTAATTAAAGCAGACGAGAAATTTAGAAACGCGTCTAGTCAGTCGAAAGGAGTAGACCCCAATAAATATCAAGGTTTtgctgtataaaatataaaaaaaagtatttaattcaattatatttcgttGAACGTTTAACTTATCTCACAATGATTTGACAGTTTTCTGTATTCATATCAAAATCTCAATTTGCTCTTTAGTACAACTACGACAATCAACATGGGATGCGGtttagtacatatgcatgctatttttgtttgcatttgatCATCGGTACGATCACCGAGCTACTACAACCCGATTCATCTCTGCAGCCTCCCCACTATGAATTCTAACAAGCCGCCACTGACATACTATACTCATTTAAATTCATTAATGGATATTTTATTCACATTGGAAGTAAACCAGTCATTAGTTATGGCCAAGAACAAAAAACTGGGCCAATTGTGTTTTATTAACCATAAAAGACTGGGAATACTTGTATTTCCATTGAATTTTGgtcaaaatacaattccaaCTTTCAATCCATCCATTATTCAAAACGTAacgttgaatttaattaatacacaTATACTATCAGTCCTAGTAAAAAATTCCAATTGCAATTTTAAAtgcttatattttaatttgaaatgagctGAAGATTTCTAAGTaggttaaataaatattacgttctatgtacatatcgcAATATTTAGTCCAATTgcgttttattgtaatatttctaACTCCAATCGTAATtaacaatacaataattaatgcCATATTGAATCAACCTTTCGATGAATAACAACGACTCTGCAAAGCATATAAAGTgagggaaaaaaataaacatggaTTACAAAAgtgaaatacaattttatttatttattacatttacgtGGAATATCACAGATACAAAAATACTTAAAAGACACGATCAcctaaaataaaacttaaaaaataataggaaatgttataatttatttctctatttaataaaaaaaaattggaggcGTTCACAACTATgtaatcttacatataaaatatatgtatgtactattctCCATGTTTTTAAAATCATGTCCCAACAATTCAATAAATCAATTTCCATTACAAAGGGAAAAGGGAAtggataaatgtacatatgtatttaaatatcacACTTAAGGTAAATGTGTCACACAGATTTGAAAGATCATAATTATTACACTTGAAACATCTATTTAATGCACCCAACGGAGATGAAGGCACTATCGGAAATATACACAACTATTTGCTTCGACGATAATTACGTAAAAATAGTGCAggaattgatttaaattcaaataaaaacatggcactaatatttataaataaccaGCGTAAACATTTAATTACCGTTTACTAAATTTGGCAAGCCCTTCGGAATATTGGTGcttaaacattaaatttaaaatttcgctTGTAAAGATTCAAAAGATCGAAGCtcctaatattaataaatttaagtcaaAATCATTAAGTAGTTACCAgtctttttaatataaatgggcatataatatcaatatgctgagcatttttattatcattgtgCGTAATCAATACGAACGAGGCTGTGCAAAAATCAGTCTCACACGTTAATTTTCAACCCTAAGAACAGTCAAACGACAATTTAAAGacttccaaaattttcttttaaaatccaAATAGAGTATTCGATCTATTACTATTAAATATTCCCTATTAATACAATATCACGGGTGATATctaactatatataaaaaatagattgCTTACAATATTAAAAGCAAGCCATCGATACGACGCAATCGATAAGCAATACACATATTAAGACTGTATAATTTGTAAGTTACAAAAatggattgtaaattaatactataattaatttcaataaacgtAACGAGATCTTTATCGCGTAATGGAGCATATTTAGCCAAATAAATAAtcgcaaaatattatttacaaaatttgtagTCTACTTTGGAAACGTAaaagtagtatatatgtatgtacaagtaaaatatattaagactCTTTCAAACGCATAAGAAAAAGAAACAACAATCGAGGGCAAAGTCTGCACACCTAGCGGGACAAGATTGCTTCTCCTCTTCCGACGTCTGACCTTCGACATCAGACAAATGTGGATAAATGCCTCCTGGCCGAGGAGGGGCGACTTTTATCTTTTTTACGTTGTCTAGAGCTGATACGACGAGCGGAGAATCGATGGAacctaaaataattttaaaaaataaacccaaaggtcaaatttattttattcataaatcaCTTTCAATTCCATTCATCAAATAATCCACAAACATCTCTTTTTCGGTTGGTTGTTGACGATAGCATCGGTTTTATCAGTAGTGCTCGAAATCTGATCGTCCGATTGGGCCAAGATGGTTTTCGGCGGGTTAAATATCGCCGGTTTTTTTGCGTTGAGACTCGTCGTGCTCGATTTTACAGCCGCGTTTCCCATCAACGGACTGATCTCGGACGATCCATCATCATCTCTGTTATCCTGTTCTATTTTGTCAAAATCGggctaaaatataaaacattaaaaattacaaagctGCAAAATGGAAAAGCACAGTAGAAAATCAAatctgaatatatgtaataccgTTTGGAAACGTCTAAAGATTACTTTCATATCGTCTTCCCTCTCTTTTTTAACTTTGTCGGAAATGTCCTGTTCGCTAAGTGTAACCTTGTTGTTGTTCGTAATAACATTAGATACTTTATCAGCAGTCTTTTGATGCATCGGTGCATGCACCGGTACAGGAATACAATTGGTTTCTATCTTCGGTTTAAAATTCGTGACGGGAAATTTCTTCACATCATCtaaaagtataaaattaaaattatttatttgtttattgaaattatttatttcaaatggtTAGTGGAACATTTGGAAAGTAGGAAGTAATGATCGCCCTGTTTTATATTTACGAATATCGAGGCTGTTGGTTTTTATCatggctgtggagtcggttcaaaGTTCACCGACTCTGACTTCtacattattttatgattcgattttgactccaacttgaacgattttagtaagatcgacttttcttgccaacgcataaaattgttagtaatgaaatagaaatttgcaaaatataaaaatttaaggaatacaaaaaaattattgaaatattggtaatgaaatagttaCCGATAAAAAATCAAGTCCATTCATTGTGTGtctgaatttcatacacaaacaagtcaatttaataaaaaaaaaaaagtatgagacagaTTAAAAATCAGTTTTGGTTACAACACAACAAAATACGCGCAATtctacgattttatttataatgtaatttaaattcatgatttttataaagaaattattaaaatttaatttattagtggTCTTTGAGTCGAcgcgtaatactattaattaaataaagtaataaagagTAGTTGAAATaggttgattttatttatgaatctaCTTGAAATGCTCTggctccacagccctggtttcattcaaaaattggattaattttcaatatatctcAGTAGTGCTAATACAAATTGACGCATATATATGCACAGCAAaccttaaattataattaaactttttttcgttcaatattttgtatatatatattttttacagatacacaaaacaaataaaatgcaCACATTTGGCGAAACAGATTAGTCAAATATCAGACCCCTTCTCAATGTGACCTAAACATGAGAGAAAGACTGTGTATAAgatctgcatacatatacatatattgtattgactcagtatatgtatgtagttagtaaTTGCATACATTATTAAGCGCGAAATCCGAGTCGAAGTGGCTCGATTCTTAActgttgatatatgtatatgtatatatatatatatatagaaaatatttatagaaagaagagtaaaaaaaaatgtatgaaagaaTTGAAAAAAGTTCATTGTTTACCGCTTGGTAGTGGAAATCAGTGAGGCCAATATGAGAAGTgggtgggggaggggggtgaGGGGTGAGTGACGAGTGTTAGTAGTGGTGGTGGTGTCACCTGAAGCGGGTCTGCGCTCGAACATGGCTTTCTTCTCCCTGACCGACATGTGAGCGGGGTCCCTGCGCAAGCCGAGGGGCAGCTGCGACTCTTCGTCCTGGTTCTCCGGGGCGGGAAGGGGCGCTATAGTGAGCGCCAGAGTGGGGGGTGGCGGTGGCGGAGGCCGCTTGATGGGGGCGCACGCCGCCATGTCCTTCGCGTTTCCGTATCCTTTCCTGTTGCCGCTAGTGTCTGCACCCGCACCCGCGTCCGCGTCCGCGTCACCGTTGCCGGCCCGCGCTCGACTGAACCCCTGCCGCTCCTGCAACAACAACCCCGACGCCACGCTCAAAACAATGCTTTCGACGGCCTTCTCCTCCAACCGACAACCGACAATTCGCATTTTTATTCTAAACGTCCTACTCCTACCGATCGACGATTCAAACTAATTGCAAACATTAGGGGAGTGTTTTTCACATCCGCTCGACTCTAGCCCGTTGACCCGTTGTGTAATTCACATTATAAACAACAACTCGAAACAAAAAGCTTTATTGTAccaggaggtatttttttaacgaactttcCCTCTGATAAAAGAACACCAGCCGAACTTTTCCAGCTTATTCATCATGATATACGTAACCATCTGAATAAATTATCGATGTATAGCGTATAAGGTGACCATTCTTACTAGTTTTACCAgtacagtactggttttttttttttagtatatttctTAAGTCGTTGTATAgatgaattgaataaaatcctacaaaatattggaaaattcgTCGAACCACCTTACCAGGAACGAATGCAACTGCCGAACGACTTTTGCTCAGATGAAACAAAGTATAGTCCAGTCAGTGATCAAAACGCAAtgaaactttaaaatgtttaattaaaagtataattttagccatattttaattatgtcttgtgaagaattttataataagagcactcaataaaataaatgaatttttccccaaaattaaatattacaaacaaaaaataaaagtttttacgGCATCGACAGAATCGCACATGGACGGCCGACAAACTCCTTGGGACAATAATATGTGTAAGCTATTGgtcattactagtcaccggagcctgagggggtcgtgtattgttcaaaggttgtaaatgcattgttaaaggtttgccgaacaatggatagcactgtgactatcctacctctagtcattactCATTACTGAATTCTACTATGAACATAATAATAACTTAAGTTATTACTTTTAAACAATTTAACCGCTATAAataaattcttatttaaaatggacggtattttaataatttgactATCCACTACATGTCTtccatacgggtctacgtgacgagacagaatgttaaattacagaaaacacaaatagcGGAagccaaagatcgaaaatcgaaagatcaaaaaaaaaaatggtgcatggtaaacggtacatactcacttaatttgcgcgagcaggatacaacaggaacaagaggaacatgcttttcctcccttattctgcgcgcacacattaatacgggaggaaaagcctgttcctcttgttcctgttgtatcctgctcgcgcaaattaagtgagtatgtaccgtttaccatgcaccatttttttttttgatctttcgacttaagatctttcgattttacatctttgccttccgatatttgcgttttctgtcacgGTGaccgattatatatatatacatagtaccgtttaccatgcatacattcttttcgatctttcgattttcaatctatacaatgaatgaatttttataatcaaGAGAACTTTTGACTGATATGTACGTACTCGGAATCGAACGTTGATCAGTTTTCACGGAATGATTATCGTTacgttgttttataattttttaatcatgtTTAGTTACGATTCCGTTTAATATCTAGGATTTATATCTTGCTTTAAATATACGGcacacataaaaaaatgtaaaaaaaaagcaacaccGGAAATTTAAATTGACTCTTTATGGTGCCGCACATATCTGTCGGCAAATTTATCAATCGTATCAGTTTTGTAATGCAATTCTGGCATCACGATGactaaaaaatttacatttcctCCGAGAATAAAACATGTACATTTGTGTTTAGTCTGCCGTTTGGATCACCCGACtgaatgtattatgtattgtagAGGCAGTCTATGACAGTCAAATCAGTTTATTGGCCACTTTATTTTAGTAAAGTTCAACCCATACTTTTAATCTCCAGAACGACAGCGGATGGTCAATCGGGCAATTTTGGAGCGTTGTGGCTATTTTAACTTCGTAGAAAACCTTTAACTTTGTAGAAAACCTTTTGCTCTCTATCATTCGgcactgttggaacgtgtattatTATTTGGTATTGCACTaatgactaaagagcggaccaactttgcgcagttcgttgttcattgttcgccatgctttgttcatttttatgatgaacctttttttatgctctctaactttgtagtttgcctattggaaaatagacccaaaacgccctgtttcctggaaaagcacgcttccggtcctacctctaataatgatACTGagcaacaataaaaaatcactttttttacttactaatcaatttttactgagtttgacctactgaattcgaattttttttgttggcTTAATCTCGTTTaaaatatgagcgtttaaaaatgtatgcaatttttggcttttgtagtctttaattcaaaatatagtattactgtgccaaaagtgactattggaatcaatagtcagatgttttttctatagatTGTGATGTTTTCctgctttaaaatacgtgtaatgaattatctagcgaatttttaaagtcaaaaatatatatttttacccgTAATTGATCGCAAAAACGAAATACACATTGATcaaataatctttttttcaggcaaagtggaatttttgatttaaaaacaacattcaatcgtccaaatgcactccgctctttttatttcttcttttaaGTCTTTCCATATAACGAGGAAAATGCCTAAAGTGAATGAGAACAAATTCCAGGAGCTGAATATACGGATAGAGCAATAACTAAATATTTTCCTTAATTAGTCTGCCTCACTcggaccatttttttttcactaccCTCAGCATTATATTCCAAGaaaaatatacctataaatcAATACCcgcataaaatacaaattttaaataggaATTTACACAGTCAATTACTACTAAATATGTGCTTGCGTTCTAGTAACAGAGGCAAAAGAGCATTGTGTATTGTAAAAGTGAACCAACGTGCACGACATGAAATAATATTCAGACGCAAGCGAATATATAATATCGTGACATTTATTCAAAAAGGAACAgcgtcgaaataaaaaaatgcgatTCCAAAAGTCAAATATAAAACGgacaaaaaatcaaatacgaCCAGACTAAACAGAGAACCGACGATTACTTGCAAcaataacattataatattttaacggctatgattaaaaaaaaaaagcaaaaaacaaatatcgaactgaaattaaaaataaaagcttgtaaaagaTAGAACCGCCGCCGTTCGAGAAACACCCAGTCATCTTGCTGAACATCATCAATATATCGAACGGACGAAAGCAAGAAACCCGATTTAATTGAGACaagtta
This window contains:
- the scra gene encoding anillin, actin binding protein isoform X1, translating into MDPFTQRMLERAKARREKLEAKLPPSEQNKRQRLPLIENNQTVEIPKSPRSSPATPTKIEKTYSVSQPLIFNGEDENDVAVKINIVHQNNIQVEVQVEEREITLSEYLKEKENDSNFLEIQKANKENKGVTMGANSHQISDKSSDMDKTDTRSEIRDACKSRLQKLGKFYSDGGRLSSPIHQSRDLNLERIEPVEVATKDVANEDMTKNDQPTRVKKFGRLAALADHINNWEDDTSHHDFKKDKKPEPSKPAFKNVAKIEPTAITKPKDNSSNVKPAISAKVAAACNKLTEQPKSNNVTANKVTSAVSNSIFKKLDSPKVEPPTSKPQSSTPSKTVSAGNSTPVKKKPEVAASSPVSAVKFQPHIVASSPKKSSPKQAWDKKILDNLERQGFSRARAGNGDADADAGAGADTSGNRKGYGNAKDMAACAPIKRPPPPPPPTLALTIAPLPAPENQDEESQLPLGLRRDPAHMSVREKKAMFERRPASDDVKKFPVTNFKPKIETNCIPVPVHAPMHQKTADKVSNVITNNNKVTLSEQDISDKVKKEREDDMKVIFRRFQTPDFDKIEQDNRDDDGSSEISPLMGNAAVKSSTTSLNAKKPAIFNPPKTILAQSDDQISSTTDKTDAIVNNQPKKRCSIDSPLVVSALDNVKKIKVAPPRPGGIYPHLSDVEGQTSEEEKQSCPASLDTSSDSAYNEKADDFCNTSFGREVMQAVGVKKTPEISQKLSAKKTKGKSDRKRYMSNDSSDSSFNNENLDDFLDEAFDYDDNGPTPPKQNKNGTQPSNSFHYKKGSEIDVRPQADVFKSPLKIPGNSNRCPDKANEAVKPLVHTVSFYRRSQLQGSQPSTPVRIVHMESIDNNDETSEQAARQAQITAHESRRRVKELLEEVTKQNAVISQASQALNLCASTIEFSGSTEQAEGERLLLIATHRRQACLHEVQRVQVEGVGSHKGHSCTLNIEEIAVPLKREYIRQINADGAVGHYLVCLIKCQERIMATSLVKTSPDSFTVAFPDKFRLEGLDSDFKVTVETYSLQASKEILPHDIKYHIATKKSGKLATPRKGARGADLKSPLPMSSPGGPAAVRTPTMQPQGYCIFSYQQISRNNFTLSKAGGCSPLEGCLRVKLTCERQAGQVSSTRVHRGFLTMFEDAGGFGAWHRRWCVLHSGDLSYWRYPDDEKKKTPMGSIELSTATSEAVGPAPRDLCARPHTLLLETSSSFENVEGESARSLIIANGKRRHLLAADTKPERDAWAKAFNETLTELKDAMNT
- the scra gene encoding anillin, actin binding protein isoform X2; this encodes MDPFTQRMLERAKARREKLEAKLPPSEQNKRQRLPLIENNQTVEIPKSPRSSPATPTKIEKTYSVSQPLIFNGEDENDVAVKINIVHQNNIQVEVQVEEREITLSEYLKEKENDSNFLEIQKANKENKGVTMGANSHQISDKSSDMDKTDTRSEIRDACKSRLQKLGKFYSDGGRLSSPIHQSRDLNLERIEPVEVATKDVANEDMTKNDQPTRVKKFGRLAALADHINNWEDDTSHHDFKDKKPEPSKPAFKNVAKIEPTAITKPKDNSSNVKPAISAKVAAACNKLTEQPKSNNVTANKVTSAVSNSIFKKLDSPKVEPPTSKPQSSTPSKTVSAGNSTPVKKKPEVAASSPVSAVKFQPHIVASSPKKSSPKQAWDKKILDNLERQGFSRARAGNGDADADAGAGADTSGNRKGYGNAKDMAACAPIKRPPPPPPPTLALTIAPLPAPENQDEESQLPLGLRRDPAHMSVREKKAMFERRPASDDVKKFPVTNFKPKIETNCIPVPVHAPMHQKTADKVSNVITNNNKVTLSEQDISDKVKKEREDDMKVIFRRFQTPDFDKIEQDNRDDDGSSEISPLMGNAAVKSSTTSLNAKKPAIFNPPKTILAQSDDQISSTTDKTDAIVNNQPKKRCSIDSPLVVSALDNVKKIKVAPPRPGGIYPHLSDVEGQTSEEEKQSCPASLDTSSDSAYNEKADDFCNTSFGREVMQAVGVKKTPEISQKLSAKKTKGKSDRKRYMSNDSSDSSFNNENLDDFLDEAFDYDDNGPTPPKQNKNGTQPSNSFHYKKGSEIDVRPQADVFKSPLKIPGNSNRCPDKANEAVKPLVHTVSFYRRSQLQGSQPSTPVRIVHMESIDNNDETSEQAARQAQITAHESRRRVKELLEEVTKQNAVISQASQALNLCASTIEFSGSTEQAEGERLLLIATHRRQACLHEVQRVQVEGVGSHKGHSCTLNIEEIAVPLKREYIRQINADGAVGHYLVCLIKCQERIMATSLVKTSPDSFTVAFPDKFRLEGLDSDFKVTVETYSLQASKEILPHDIKYHIATKKSGKLATPRKGARGADLKSPLPMSSPGGPAAVRTPTMQPQGYCIFSYQQISRNNFTLSKAGGCSPLEGCLRVKLTCERQAGQVSSTRVHRGFLTMFEDAGGFGAWHRRWCVLHSGDLSYWRYPDDEKKKTPMGSIELSTATSEAVGPAPRDLCARPHTLLLETSSSFENVEGESARSLIIANGKRRHLLAADTKPERDAWAKAFNETLTELKDAMNT